In Streptomyces sp. NBC_00704, a genomic segment contains:
- a CDS encoding MaoC family dehydratase, whose translation MKAGDELPPLEIAVTRTLIVAGAIASRDYQDVHHDHELARAKGSPDIFMNILTTNGLVGRYLTDCFGPTAVLRKVAIRLGAPNHPGDTMVLRGRVEEVDGDTAVVRVTGDNGVGRHVTGTVTLLLAKEAGA comes from the coding sequence GTGAAGGCCGGTGACGAACTGCCGCCGCTGGAGATCGCGGTCACCCGGACCCTGATCGTCGCCGGCGCCATCGCCTCGCGCGACTACCAGGACGTCCATCACGACCACGAGCTGGCCCGGGCCAAGGGGTCCCCCGACATCTTCATGAACATCCTCACCACCAACGGCCTGGTCGGCCGCTACCTCACCGACTGCTTCGGCCCCACGGCGGTGCTCCGCAAGGTGGCGATCCGGCTGGGCGCGCCCAACCACCCCGGCGACACCATGGTGTTGAGGGGCCGCGTCGAGGAGGTCGACGGCGACACGGCCGTGGTGCGGGTCACCGGGGACAACGGCGTGGGCCGGCACGTCACGGGGACGGTCACGCTCCTCCTTGCGAAGGAGGCCGGGGCGTGA
- a CDS encoding bifunctional MaoC family dehydratase N-terminal/OB-fold nucleic acid binding domain-containing protein, translating to MDDDHLHLRLKAYEGRPAAVAGVGRDPVNAPMIRHWCEAMGDANPAYTGPDAIAPPTMLQAWIMGGLGGPGGPGGPGGTHEGRARAYEELLSLLDGAGCTAVVATDCEQEYARPLRPGDEVAFDTVIESVSSRKTTRLGAGYFVTTRTEVRVGGALVGTHRFRILKYAPAGSSGRPQAGTAAAATGTAAAAPTPAAATPAPAAAAPVAAVAEAHRPESARSMGPGEPAPPRQPGEPVESAPPRQPVEAAGAAGLRPRPVVNRDNAGFWAGVGERRFLIQRCAACATLRFPWLPGCNACGSAEWDTVEAGGRGTVFSYVVMHHPPFPAFSPPYAVGLVELAEGVRVISGVVGVPYDKVRIGMPVELEFQVFDDGLTLPVFRAREGAA from the coding sequence GTGGACGACGACCATCTCCACCTGCGGCTCAAGGCCTACGAGGGGCGCCCCGCCGCGGTCGCCGGCGTGGGCCGGGATCCCGTCAACGCGCCCATGATCAGGCACTGGTGCGAGGCGATGGGCGACGCCAACCCCGCGTACACCGGCCCCGACGCGATCGCCCCGCCCACCATGCTCCAGGCGTGGATCATGGGTGGTCTGGGCGGTCCGGGCGGTCCGGGCGGTCCGGGGGGCACGCACGAGGGGCGGGCGCGGGCCTATGAGGAACTGCTGTCCCTGCTCGACGGGGCGGGCTGCACCGCGGTCGTCGCCACGGACTGCGAGCAGGAGTACGCGCGTCCGCTGCGGCCCGGGGACGAGGTCGCCTTCGACACCGTGATCGAGTCGGTCTCGTCGCGCAAGACGACCAGGCTGGGCGCCGGGTACTTCGTGACGACGCGGACCGAGGTCCGGGTGGGCGGGGCGCTTGTCGGCACCCATCGCTTCCGCATCCTCAAGTACGCGCCGGCCGGGTCGTCGGGCAGGCCCCAAGCGGGGACGGCGGCAGCAGCCACGGGCACGGCAGCGGCCGCGCCGACCCCTGCCGCGGCCACACCGGCCCCTGCCGCGGCCGCCCCTGTCGCCGCGGTGGCGGAGGCGCATCGGCCCGAGTCCGCGCGGTCCATGGGGCCCGGAGAACCCGCGCCGCCCAGGCAGCCAGGTGAGCCCGTGGAGTCCGCGCCGCCCAGGCAGCCCGTGGAGGCCGCGGGGGCGGCCGGGCTTCGGCCGCGGCCCGTCGTCAACCGGGACAACGCCGGATTCTGGGCGGGGGTCGGCGAGCGGCGTTTCCTCATCCAGCGGTGTGCCGCCTGCGCCACCCTGCGCTTTCCCTGGCTGCCCGGCTGCAACGCCTGCGGTTCGGCCGAGTGGGACACGGTCGAGGCGGGCGGCCGGGGCACGGTGTTCTCGTACGTCGTGATGCACCATCCGCCGTTCCCGGCGTTCTCCCCGCCCTACGCGGTGGGGCTGGTCGAACTGGCGGAGGGCGTCCGTGTGATCAGTGGCGTGGTCGGCGTGCCCTACGACAAGGTGCGCATCGGGATGCCGGTGGAGCTGGAGTTCCAGGTCTTCGACGACGGGCTGACGTTGCCCGTGTTCCGCGCGCGGGAGGGCGCCGCGTGA
- a CDS encoding long-chain fatty acid--CoA ligase translates to MLSTMQDVPLLISRILTHGTKIHGTSQVTTWTGEDEPRRRSFAEIGGRAAQLAHALRDDLGVTGDERVATLMWNNAEHVEAYFAVPSMGAVLHTLNLRLPPEQLAWIIGHAADKVVLVDGSLLPLLAPLLPHLPTVEHVVVSGPGDRSVLDGAHARVHEYEELLADRPTTYDWPELDERSAAAMCYTSGTTGDPKGVVYSHRSIYLHSMQVNMTQSMGLTDQDTSLVVVPQFHVNAWGLPHATFMTGVNMLMPDRFLQPAPLAEMIERERPTHAAAVPTIWQGLLTELTAKPRDVSTLTQVTIGGAACPPALMAAFDELGMRVCHAWGMTETSPLGTVARPPAHAVGTDQEFAYRITQGRFPAAVEARLTGRDGERLPWDGESAGELEVRGMWIAGAYYNGPDAEPLRPADKFSEDGWLRTGDVGTISPDGYLTLTDRAKDVIKSGGEWISSVELENALMGHPDVMEAAVVAVPDEKWGERPLATVVLKEGSTADFASLRAFLASEGGIARWQLPERWTIVEAVPKTSVGKFDKKVLRRRYAEGELDITQL, encoded by the coding sequence GTGCTGAGCACCATGCAGGACGTACCGCTGCTCATCTCTAGGATCCTGACCCACGGGACGAAGATCCACGGAACGTCGCAGGTGACCACCTGGACCGGTGAGGACGAGCCGCGACGCCGCTCCTTCGCCGAGATCGGCGGCCGTGCCGCCCAGCTGGCGCACGCCCTGCGCGACGACCTCGGAGTGACCGGCGACGAACGGGTCGCCACGCTCATGTGGAACAACGCCGAGCACGTCGAGGCCTACTTCGCGGTCCCCTCCATGGGCGCCGTGCTGCACACCCTCAACCTGCGCCTGCCCCCGGAGCAGCTCGCGTGGATCATCGGCCACGCCGCCGACAAGGTCGTCCTGGTCGACGGATCCCTGCTGCCCCTCCTCGCGCCGCTGCTCCCGCACCTGCCGACGGTCGAGCACGTCGTGGTGTCCGGCCCCGGCGACCGCTCCGTCCTCGACGGCGCCCACGCGCGCGTGCACGAGTACGAGGAGCTGCTCGCGGACCGTCCGACGACGTACGACTGGCCCGAGCTGGACGAACGCTCCGCGGCCGCCATGTGCTACACCTCGGGCACCACGGGCGACCCCAAGGGCGTGGTCTACAGCCACCGGTCGATCTACCTGCACTCGATGCAGGTGAACATGACCCAGTCGATGGGCCTCACCGACCAGGACACGTCGCTCGTCGTCGTCCCGCAGTTCCACGTCAACGCCTGGGGTTTGCCCCACGCCACCTTCATGACCGGCGTCAACATGCTGATGCCGGACCGCTTCCTGCAGCCCGCGCCGCTCGCCGAGATGATCGAGCGGGAACGTCCGACCCACGCGGCGGCCGTCCCCACCATCTGGCAGGGCCTGCTCACGGAACTCACCGCCAAGCCGAGGGACGTCTCCACCCTCACCCAGGTCACCATCGGCGGGGCGGCCTGCCCGCCGGCCCTGATGGCCGCCTTCGACGAGCTGGGCATGCGCGTCTGCCACGCGTGGGGCATGACGGAGACGTCCCCGCTCGGGACCGTCGCCCGCCCGCCGGCCCACGCCGTGGGCACCGACCAGGAGTTCGCGTACCGCATCACCCAGGGCCGCTTCCCGGCCGCCGTGGAGGCCCGGCTCACCGGCCGCGACGGCGAACGCCTGCCCTGGGACGGGGAGTCCGCAGGCGAGCTGGAGGTGCGCGGCATGTGGATCGCGGGCGCCTACTACAACGGCCCCGACGCCGAACCCCTGCGCCCCGCCGACAAGTTCAGCGAGGACGGCTGGCTGCGGACGGGCGACGTCGGCACCATCTCCCCCGACGGCTACCTCACGCTGACCGACCGCGCCAAGGACGTCATCAAGTCCGGCGGCGAGTGGATCTCGTCGGTCGAGCTGGAGAACGCGCTGATGGGCCACCCGGACGTCATGGAGGCCGCCGTCGTCGCCGTCCCGGACGAGAAGTGGGGCGAGCGTCCGCTGGCCACGGTCGTCCTCAAGGAGGGCTCCACCGCCGACTTCGCGTCGCTGCGCGCCTTCCTCGCCTCCGAGGGCGGCATCGCCCGGTGGCAGCTCCCCGAGCGCTGGACGATCGTCGAGGCCGTCCCGAAGACGAGCGTGGGCAAGTTCGACAAGAAGGTGCTGCGCAGGCGGTACGCGGAAGGCGAGCTGGACATCACACAGCTCTGA
- a CDS encoding Pycsar system effector family protein — protein sequence MSAPAEKLTAAHAEVKAEIARTDAKTALLLAFVGAVLAGAWTIARDLPLNVPAAVAGGLGMAVLVGAAGLLLRSTRPNLGGRHGFPLWATLTADEITATVNGGNLAADVAGLSRLAVAKFTCLRRAVDLTMAGGALLLLAVLIAAGGAL from the coding sequence ATGAGCGCGCCGGCCGAGAAGCTGACGGCGGCGCATGCTGAGGTGAAGGCGGAGATCGCCCGGACCGACGCCAAGACGGCCCTGCTGCTCGCGTTCGTCGGCGCAGTCCTGGCCGGCGCGTGGACGATCGCCCGCGACCTCCCGCTGAACGTCCCCGCCGCCGTCGCGGGCGGTCTGGGCATGGCGGTGCTGGTCGGCGCGGCCGGCCTGCTGCTGCGCTCGACCCGCCCGAACCTGGGCGGCCGGCACGGCTTCCCGCTGTGGGCGACCCTTACCGCGGACGAGATCACCGCCACCGTCAACGGCGGGAACCTGGCCGCGGACGTCGCCGGGCTGTCCCGTCTGGCGGTGGCCAAGTTCACCTGCCTGCGCCGTGCGGTCGACCTGACCATGGCCGGCGGGGCCCTGCTCCTGCTCGCCGTGCTGATCGCGGCAGGTGGTGCGCTGTGA
- a CDS encoding SigE family RNA polymerase sigma factor, translated as MTTTVCTSASNGMTRPSPYPSFASYVRARQPVLLRTARSLTANPCDAEDLLQSALAKTYVAWDRIEDHRALDGYVRRALLNTRTSQWRKRKVDEFMCEELPEPDPVGGDDPAERQALHDAMWRAITKLPARQRAMVVLRYYEDLSEAQTAEVLGVSVGTVKSAVSRALGKLREDPELVLVR; from the coding sequence ATGACCACCACCGTGTGCACCAGCGCTTCGAACGGCATGACGCGGCCTTCACCGTACCCGTCGTTCGCGTCGTACGTCAGGGCCCGGCAGCCGGTGCTGCTGCGCACCGCCAGGTCGCTGACCGCGAACCCGTGCGACGCCGAGGACCTGCTGCAGTCCGCGCTCGCGAAGACGTACGTCGCGTGGGACCGGATCGAGGACCACCGGGCGCTGGACGGCTATGTGCGCCGCGCCCTGCTGAACACGCGCACCTCGCAGTGGCGCAAGCGCAAGGTCGACGAGTTCATGTGCGAGGAGCTGCCGGAGCCGGACCCGGTCGGCGGCGACGATCCCGCCGAGCGGCAGGCGCTGCACGACGCCATGTGGCGGGCGATCACCAAGCTGCCCGCGCGGCAGCGGGCGATGGTCGTCCTCAGGTATTACGAGGATCTCAGCGAGGCCCAGACGGCCGAAGTGCTCGGCGTCTCCGTGGGCACGGTGAAGTCGGCGGTGTCGCGGGCCCTGGGCAAGCTGCGTGAGGACCCTGAGCTGGTACTTGTCCGGTAG
- a CDS encoding TetR/AcrR family transcriptional regulator, translating to MATTRDPEATRARIFDAAVAEFARHGIAGARIDRIAAEAKANKQLIYAYFGNKAQLFSLVLGRSMVHLAAAVPVDPDDIEGWLDRLMDYHAAHPELLRLLYWEGIEYGTAELPDEAERREHYALKVGAMQDGQDRGVITDAIPARDLLLLLIAIANWTTVVPQMSRILAGGEDTDRDRLRSSIKEAARRIIAN from the coding sequence ATGGCAACCACCAGGGATCCCGAGGCCACTCGAGCCCGGATCTTCGACGCCGCCGTCGCGGAGTTCGCCCGCCACGGCATCGCGGGCGCCCGCATCGACCGGATCGCCGCCGAGGCGAAGGCGAACAAGCAGCTGATCTACGCCTACTTCGGCAACAAGGCCCAGCTGTTCTCCCTGGTCCTGGGGCGCAGCATGGTCCATCTCGCCGCGGCCGTCCCCGTCGACCCGGACGACATCGAGGGCTGGCTCGACCGGCTGATGGACTACCACGCCGCCCACCCCGAGCTGCTGCGTCTCCTCTACTGGGAGGGCATCGAGTACGGCACCGCCGAACTGCCCGACGAGGCGGAACGCCGGGAGCACTACGCGCTCAAGGTCGGCGCGATGCAGGACGGCCAGGACCGGGGCGTGATCACCGACGCGATCCCGGCCCGCGACCTGCTCCTCCTGCTGATCGCGATCGCCAACTGGACCACTGTCGTCCCCCAGATGAGCCGCATCCTGGCGGGCGGCGAGGACACCGACCGCGACCGGCTGCGCTCCTCCATCAAGGAGGCGGCCCGCAGGATCATCGCGAACTGA
- a CDS encoding DUF6284 family protein: MEHIVTVQDAVTAFADFMEPTSAELDAIELESSVIAAEVDLLDAQIMTLDRPVNEVDARRVRRARNRVLAARRDLANGPAGALLPGGAA; the protein is encoded by the coding sequence ATGGAACACATCGTCACTGTTCAGGACGCTGTTACGGCGTTCGCCGACTTCATGGAACCGACCAGCGCTGAGCTGGACGCGATCGAGCTGGAGTCCTCCGTCATTGCGGCGGAGGTCGACCTGCTCGACGCGCAGATCATGACCCTTGACCGCCCCGTGAACGAGGTGGACGCCCGCCGGGTCCGCCGGGCCCGTAACCGGGTGCTGGCGGCCCGTCGGGACCTGGCCAACGGCCCGGCCGGCGCGCTGCTGCCGGGCGGTGCAGCATGA
- a CDS encoding GNAT family N-acetyltransferase, with protein sequence MIITPAEPHDVAKLLAFREEAASWLRALGSDQWSRPYPADKLLATIEAGTVFMLRDGHTTAGTITLTPDAEDGLWTDEELTEPSMFVNKLTVAREYAGQNLGGRLLDWAGDRACRAGARWLRLDAWTTNEALQRYYLERGFVHIRTVREGGAVNGGPRVSGWLGQRPAARASHEFTDRAPAPKRLRLAA encoded by the coding sequence GTGATCATCACGCCCGCAGAGCCGCACGACGTAGCCAAGTTGCTGGCTTTCCGTGAGGAGGCCGCATCTTGGCTACGAGCCCTTGGGTCCGACCAGTGGAGTCGCCCGTACCCGGCCGACAAGCTTCTGGCCACCATCGAGGCAGGCACAGTTTTCATGCTGCGCGACGGCCACACGACGGCTGGCACCATCACGCTCACCCCGGACGCTGAAGACGGTTTGTGGACGGACGAGGAATTGACCGAACCTTCGATGTTCGTCAACAAGCTCACGGTGGCCCGTGAGTACGCCGGACAGAATCTTGGCGGTCGGCTGCTCGACTGGGCTGGTGACCGTGCGTGCCGCGCGGGTGCTCGGTGGCTGCGTCTGGACGCTTGGACGACGAATGAAGCTCTCCAGCGGTACTACCTAGAGCGAGGGTTCGTGCACATCCGCACGGTCCGCGAGGGCGGTGCCGTGAATGGCGGTCCACGAGTCTCCGGGTGGCTAGGACAACGGCCCGCAGCGCGGGCGAGCCATGAATTCACGGACCGCGCACCAGCACCTAAGCGACTCCGGCTCGCGGCTTGA
- a CDS encoding MFS transporter → MSSAGTRTPAATATHRRTPTPNPNPDLNPDPDPVTGRSPNLLLVLIALCTAVTAANIYVAAPLLPLIAHDFGTTSSAVAWIASVAQFGYAAGLLFFAPLGDRVNRRRLVAALSLVTALALIAGAAAGSAAALAAAVLVASGATVVPQLLVPLVAARAPSDRRARHVAAVIAGLFTGIVAARVLGGLAGQAFGWRTVFVGAAVLTTVLGLLTAAALPAEERPARDGHLFAGLTAMPGLVRRSPDLWRACVRQAGMYGAWSALWTSLALLLTDGSYGMSTATAGLFGLFGLSASVVAPLAGGLVDRFGAARTVRGAYLLAAVSVPLFWLGGHVLAALFVAAVVIHAALVASHVANQTLALTTTSAPATANSAYVVAGFAGGATASALAGLAYARLGWGGVVAVAGAWLILGWTTTGTRRRAAAR, encoded by the coding sequence ATGTCGTCCGCAGGCACCCGCACCCCGGCCGCCACCGCCACGCACCGACGGACCCCGACCCCGAACCCGAACCCGGACCTGAACCCGGACCCAGACCCGGTCACCGGCCGGAGCCCGAACCTCCTCCTGGTCCTCATCGCCCTGTGCACCGCCGTCACGGCCGCCAACATCTACGTCGCGGCTCCGCTGCTCCCCCTCATCGCCCACGACTTCGGCACGACGTCCTCGGCGGTGGCCTGGATCGCCTCGGTCGCCCAGTTCGGCTACGCGGCCGGCCTGCTGTTCTTCGCTCCGCTCGGCGACCGGGTGAACCGGCGGCGGCTGGTCGCCGCGCTCTCCCTGGTCACGGCGCTGGCGCTGATCGCCGGCGCGGCGGCGGGGAGCGCCGCGGCCCTCGCGGCGGCGGTGCTCGTCGCCTCCGGCGCCACGGTCGTCCCGCAGCTCCTCGTCCCGCTGGTCGCCGCCCGGGCCCCGTCCGACCGGCGCGCCCGGCACGTGGCGGCCGTCATCGCCGGACTGTTCACCGGCATCGTCGCGGCCCGCGTGCTCGGCGGGCTCGCCGGACAGGCCTTCGGCTGGCGGACGGTGTTCGTCGGCGCGGCCGTCCTCACCACCGTCCTGGGCCTGCTGACCGCGGCCGCGCTCCCCGCCGAGGAACGGCCCGCCCGTGACGGTCACCTCTTCGCCGGTCTCACCGCGATGCCGGGACTGGTGCGGCGCTCGCCCGACCTGTGGCGGGCGTGCGTGCGGCAGGCCGGCATGTACGGCGCCTGGAGCGCCCTGTGGACCTCGCTGGCGCTGCTGCTGACCGACGGTTCGTACGGCATGTCGACCGCGACCGCCGGTCTGTTCGGCCTCTTCGGGCTCTCCGCGAGCGTCGTCGCGCCGCTGGCCGGCGGTCTGGTCGACCGCTTCGGCGCGGCCCGGACGGTCCGCGGCGCGTACCTGCTCGCCGCCGTCTCGGTCCCGCTGTTCTGGCTGGGCGGGCACGTGCTGGCGGCGCTGTTCGTGGCCGCCGTCGTGATCCACGCCGCGCTCGTCGCGTCCCACGTCGCCAACCAGACCCTCGCCCTGACGACCACCTCGGCGCCCGCGACCGCCAACAGTGCCTATGTCGTCGCGGGTTTCGCGGGCGGCGCCACCGCCTCGGCCCTGGCCGGACTCGCCTACGCCCGCCTCGGCTGGGGCGGGGTCGTCGCGGTGGCGGGCGCATGGCTGATCCTGGGCTGGACCACGACCGGCACACGCCGCCGGGCCGCCGCCCGGTAG
- a CDS encoding bifunctional DNA primase/polymerase — protein MATTDRYPRQAATLALAHALSAAERGLAVIPLSRTKLPALRSPHRDATAPAGTPCHGECGRFGHGVHDASTDPARIRELFAAAPWATGYGIACGLPPHHLVGVDLDIKSDTDSAAALRALAQRHRFTIPPTIIVLTPSGGRHLWLTGPPEVVVPNSAGRLAPGIDIRGAGGYLVGPGSRTAHGAYTTAPGTAHLTPAPCPRPLLRLLLPPPRASRPGRAGPTAGGAHGRGLVQFVLAAHEGQRNTRLFWAACRAYEDGIGAELTADLIAAAERTGLTPKEARSTIASAARMTTHRTPDTTPSRPDTPGTPD, from the coding sequence ATGGCCACCACCGACCGGTATCCACGGCAGGCCGCCACCCTGGCCCTCGCCCACGCCCTGTCGGCCGCAGAACGCGGCCTGGCCGTCATCCCCCTGTCCCGCACGAAGCTCCCGGCCCTTCGCTCCCCTCACCGCGACGCCACCGCACCGGCCGGGACGCCGTGTCACGGCGAGTGCGGCCGCTTCGGGCACGGCGTCCACGACGCCTCGACCGACCCGGCCCGCATCCGCGAACTGTTCGCCGCCGCGCCCTGGGCCACCGGTTACGGCATCGCCTGCGGCTTGCCCCCGCACCACCTCGTCGGCGTCGACCTGGACATCAAGTCGGACACGGACTCCGCCGCCGCGCTGCGCGCCCTCGCCCAGCGCCACCGGTTCACGATCCCGCCGACGATCATCGTCCTCACCCCGTCCGGCGGACGGCACCTGTGGCTCACCGGGCCGCCTGAGGTGGTCGTCCCCAACTCGGCCGGCCGTCTCGCCCCCGGCATCGACATCCGGGGCGCCGGCGGCTACCTGGTCGGCCCCGGCTCCCGCACCGCCCACGGCGCCTACACGACGGCGCCCGGCACCGCACACCTCACCCCGGCGCCCTGCCCCCGTCCGCTGCTGCGCCTGCTGCTGCCGCCGCCGCGCGCGTCCCGGCCCGGCCGCGCCGGACCCACGGCGGGCGGCGCGCACGGCCGCGGCCTGGTCCAGTTCGTCCTGGCCGCCCACGAGGGGCAGCGCAACACCCGCCTGTTCTGGGCGGCCTGCCGGGCCTACGAGGACGGCATCGGCGCGGAGCTGACCGCGGACCTGATCGCCGCCGCGGAACGCACGGGCCTGACGCCGAAAGAGGCCCGCAGCACCATCGCCTCAGCAGCCCGCATGACCACTCACCGCACACCTGACACGACCCCGAGCCGGCCGGACACCCCGGGCACACCGGACTGA
- a CDS encoding GntR family transcriptional regulator encodes MNKQPKYRQVADVLRREIDNGTYAPGSRLPSESDLSQRFDASRNTIRNGLSLLVSEGLVSSSQGLGYEVKSHEVFELNASRFENLTFPQNGDAYNTDVTNAGRRPHQTFRVEMLPASQEIAERLKVEPSTKTVLRFCHRYVDDVPWSTQATYYPSWLVDVSPRLAEPGDIDEGTTRYLAAQGIEQVGYFDEISARMPTPDEARLLEIGAGVPVMLWTRTGYSTDRPIRCTITTFRGDLNRMNYEIGDLAARSENT; translated from the coding sequence ATGAACAAGCAGCCGAAGTACCGGCAAGTTGCCGACGTCCTGCGTCGCGAGATCGACAACGGCACCTACGCGCCGGGGTCGAGGCTGCCCTCTGAGAGCGACCTATCGCAGCGCTTCGACGCGTCGCGGAACACCATCCGTAACGGGCTGAGTCTGCTGGTCAGCGAGGGTCTCGTCTCATCCAGCCAAGGGCTTGGATACGAGGTCAAGTCTCATGAGGTGTTCGAACTCAACGCGTCCCGGTTCGAGAACCTGACGTTTCCGCAGAACGGCGACGCCTACAACACGGACGTGACGAACGCGGGGCGACGGCCGCACCAGACGTTCCGCGTCGAGATGCTGCCGGCATCACAGGAGATCGCTGAGCGTCTCAAGGTCGAGCCGAGTACGAAGACGGTATTGCGGTTCTGTCATCGCTACGTGGACGACGTCCCCTGGTCTACCCAGGCGACCTACTATCCGTCGTGGCTGGTCGATGTGTCGCCGCGACTGGCTGAGCCTGGGGACATCGACGAGGGAACAACGCGGTACCTGGCTGCTCAAGGGATCGAGCAGGTCGGGTACTTCGATGAGATCTCGGCCCGGATGCCCACGCCGGATGAGGCTCGCCTCTTGGAGATCGGAGCGGGGGTGCCGGTCATGCTCTGGACGCGAACCGGCTACTCGACAGATCGCCCCATCCGCTGCACGATCACAACGTTTCGGGGGGACCTGAACCGGATGAACTACGAGATCGGCGACCTTGCCGCCCGGAGCGAGAACACGTGA
- a CDS encoding lipid-transfer protein, translated as MNARVRDRLGGRAAIAGIGATEFSKDSGRSELRLAAEAVRSALADAGLTPADVDGMVTFTMDTSPEITVAQACGMGELSFFSRVHYGGGAACATVQQAALAVATGAAEVVVCYRAFNERSGRRFGSGVRQREPSAEGAALGWSLPFGLLTPASWVAMAAQRYLYAYGLSAEEAFGPVAVTARRHAATNPAAYFHGRPITLADHAASRWIAEPLRLLDCCQETDGGQALVVTSLERARDLPRPPAVIAAAAQGAGRAQEQMTSYYRDDLTGLPESSVVARRLWDGSGLAPDDIDVGILYDHFTPFVLMQLEEFGFCARGEAAAFVAEDRLPLNTHGGQLGEAYLHGMNGIAEAVRQVRGTAVNQLPGAARVLVTAGTGVPTSGLVLTSDG; from the coding sequence GTGAACGCGCGCGTGCGGGACCGGCTGGGCGGCCGGGCCGCGATCGCCGGGATCGGGGCCACGGAGTTCTCCAAGGACTCGGGGCGCAGCGAGCTGCGGCTGGCGGCGGAGGCGGTGCGGTCGGCTCTGGCCGACGCGGGCCTCACGCCCGCCGACGTGGACGGCATGGTGACCTTCACGATGGACACCAGCCCGGAGATCACCGTGGCGCAGGCCTGCGGCATGGGCGAGCTGTCCTTCTTCTCCCGCGTCCACTACGGCGGCGGTGCGGCCTGCGCGACCGTGCAGCAGGCGGCGCTCGCCGTGGCGACGGGCGCGGCCGAGGTCGTCGTCTGCTATCGCGCGTTCAACGAGCGCTCCGGGCGCCGTTTCGGGTCGGGCGTGCGGCAGCGGGAGCCGTCGGCGGAGGGGGCGGCGCTCGGCTGGTCGCTGCCGTTCGGGCTGCTCACGCCGGCCTCCTGGGTGGCGATGGCGGCGCAGCGCTACCTGTACGCCTACGGGCTGAGCGCGGAGGAGGCCTTCGGGCCCGTCGCCGTCACCGCCCGGCGGCACGCGGCGACCAACCCGGCGGCGTACTTCCACGGCCGCCCGATCACCCTCGCCGACCATGCGGCCTCGCGCTGGATCGCCGAGCCGCTGAGGCTGCTGGACTGCTGCCAGGAGACGGACGGCGGCCAGGCGCTGGTCGTCACCTCCCTGGAGCGGGCCCGCGACCTGCCCCGGCCGCCCGCCGTGATCGCGGCGGCGGCGCAGGGCGCGGGCCGGGCCCAGGAGCAGATGACCAGCTACTACCGGGACGACCTGACCGGGCTGCCGGAGTCGTCCGTGGTCGCCCGGCGGCTGTGGGACGGCTCCGGGCTGGCGCCGGACGACATCGACGTCGGCATCCTGTACGACCACTTCACGCCGTTCGTGCTGATGCAGCTGGAGGAGTTCGGCTTCTGCGCCCGCGGTGAGGCCGCCGCCTTCGTGGCGGAGGACCGGCTGCCGCTCAACACCCACGGCGGTCAGCTCGGGGAGGCGTACCTCCACGGGATGAACGGCATCGCGGAGGCCGTACGGCAGGTGCGCGGCACGGCCGTGAACCAACTGCCCGGTGCGGCCCGCGTCCTGGTGACGGCGGGAACGGGCGTGCCGACGTCGGGCCTGGTCCTCACCTCGGACGGGTGA